A region from the Deinococcus sp. QL22 genome encodes:
- a CDS encoding branched-chain amino acid ABC transporter permease has protein sequence MNIFDPAIFPILTADGLTNGAVYALLSLALVLVFAVTRVIFVPQGEFVMFGTLTLASLQLGRVPGTLTLLLVLLAVSTVLNIVEALRRGDGRAAGIAAASGVALGAGVWALTTALAAAKAPLLVQVLLTLLLVVPLGPLLYRVVFQPLRNASVLVLLIASVALHLVLMGIGLIFFGPEGSRTPAFAEGNTALGGVTLSNQSLLVILVSAVLMLALYYFFDRTLTGKALRATAVNRMGARLVGIRPTAAGSLAFTVAALIGALSGLLIGPSIAVSYDTGFLIGLKGFVGAIIGGLVSYPVAALGALLVGLIESYASFSLSQWKEVIVFTLILPVLLWRSLSSKHHDEEDE, from the coding sequence TTGAATATCTTCGACCCTGCCATTTTTCCTATCCTGACTGCCGATGGCCTGACCAACGGCGCGGTGTACGCGCTCCTTTCGCTGGCGCTGGTGCTGGTGTTTGCCGTGACCCGCGTCATTTTTGTGCCGCAGGGCGAATTCGTGATGTTCGGCACGCTGACGCTGGCGAGCCTGCAACTGGGCCGCGTTCCCGGCACGCTGACGCTGCTGCTGGTGTTACTGGCGGTGTCTACCGTGCTGAACATCGTGGAAGCCCTGCGGCGCGGCGATGGACGGGCGGCGGGCATTGCTGCTGCGTCGGGCGTAGCTTTGGGCGCGGGCGTGTGGGCACTGACCACTGCGCTGGCCGCCGCCAAAGCGCCGCTGTTGGTGCAAGTCCTGCTGACCTTGCTGCTGGTGGTTCCGCTGGGGCCGCTGCTGTACCGGGTGGTGTTTCAGCCGCTCCGCAACGCGTCGGTGCTGGTGCTGCTGATCGCGTCGGTGGCGCTGCATCTGGTTTTGATGGGCATCGGGCTGATCTTTTTTGGGCCGGAAGGCAGCCGCACCCCCGCCTTTGCCGAAGGAAATACCGCGCTGGGCGGCGTGACTCTCAGCAACCAGAGCCTGCTGGTGATTCTAGTGTCGGCGGTGCTGATGCTGGCGCTGTACTACTTTTTTGACCGAACGCTGACCGGCAAGGCGCTGCGGGCCACCGCCGTAAACCGTATGGGCGCACGGCTGGTGGGCATCCGGCCTACTGCGGCGGGTTCACTGGCCTTCACGGTGGCCGCCCTGATCGGCGCACTCAGCGGCCTGCTCATCGGCCCCAGCATCGCCGTCAGCTACGACACGGGCTTCCTCATCGGCCTCAAGGGCTTTGTGGGCGCAATCATCGGCGGCCTCGTGTCCTATCCGGTAGCGGCCCTCGGCGCGCTGCTGGTCGGCCTGATCGAGAGTTACGCCAGTTTTAGCCTGAGCCAGTGGAAGGAAGTGATCGTGTTTACCCTGATCTTGCCTGTGCTGTTGTGGCGTAGCCTGAGCAGTAAGCACCATGACGAGGAAGACGAATGA
- a CDS encoding ATP-binding cassette domain-containing protein: MTPRLILTLVAAVIALALPAVLPVFQVTLLTNVAIAALTVVGLVLLTGVAGLTSFGQAAFMGVGAYTTALLTTAYGWNPWLTLPAGMLVTAGVAALLGLATLRMQGHYLPLATIAWGISLYYVFGNSPALGGFTGLRGIPPVNVFGLDLTDPRRFAYLALVFLALGILAAQFLLSSRVGRAMRALRSGTVVAEAFGANTFSLRVQVFVLSSVFASAAGWLYAHQQRFVNPTPFGLNVGIEYLFMAVLGGAGYVWGGVAGVILITALRELLQNVLPSLLGTGGNYEVIVLGIIIILVLQFARRGLWPLVEGLVPAGTPRLLARALTFPHRPDPQPGSVILNVQDAVKQFGGLKAVSDVSFDVKVGEIVGLIGPNGAGKSTMFNLITGVNPATRGSVKLLGRDATRLPARTIHRLGVARTFQHVRLFPELSLLENAMMGGYARGKAGMMASLLHLERREEAALQGAALAQLERVGLRDRAFDQAGNLALGQQRLLEIARALTADPAFLLLDEPAAGLRYGEKAELSALLKRLRDEGVTILIVEHDMDLVMNLVDRLVVMNGGQELAQGNPQQVRDNPAVREAYLGADVEEGAA; this comes from the coding sequence ATGACCCCCCGCCTCATCCTCACCCTCGTCGCCGCCGTCATCGCTCTCGCCCTGCCCGCCGTGCTGCCCGTGTTTCAGGTCACGCTGCTGACCAACGTGGCTATAGCGGCACTGACGGTGGTGGGCCTTGTCCTCCTGACGGGCGTGGCGGGCCTGACCAGCTTTGGCCAAGCGGCGTTTATGGGCGTGGGCGCGTACACTACCGCTCTGCTGACCACCGCCTACGGCTGGAACCCGTGGCTGACGCTGCCCGCCGGAATGCTGGTCACAGCAGGCGTGGCGGCGTTGCTGGGGCTGGCGACCCTAAGGATGCAGGGGCACTATCTGCCGCTGGCCACCATCGCCTGGGGCATCAGCCTGTACTACGTGTTCGGCAATTCGCCCGCTCTGGGCGGCTTTACTGGGCTGCGCGGCATTCCGCCCGTCAATGTGTTCGGCCTTGACCTGACCGACCCCCGCCGCTTTGCTTACCTTGCGCTCGTGTTTCTGGCACTGGGTATCCTGGCCGCGCAGTTTTTACTGTCCAGCCGTGTTGGGCGGGCTATGCGGGCGCTGCGTTCGGGCACGGTGGTCGCCGAGGCGTTTGGGGCCAATACCTTTTCGCTGCGGGTGCAGGTCTTTGTGCTCAGTTCGGTCTTTGCTTCTGCGGCGGGCTGGCTGTACGCGCATCAACAACGCTTCGTCAATCCCACACCCTTTGGCCTGAACGTGGGCATCGAATATCTGTTTATGGCCGTGCTGGGCGGCGCGGGCTACGTGTGGGGCGGCGTGGCAGGCGTGATCCTGATTACGGCGCTGCGCGAACTACTGCAAAACGTGCTGCCCTCACTTCTGGGCACGGGCGGCAATTATGAGGTGATCGTGCTGGGCATCATCATCATTCTGGTGTTGCAGTTTGCTCGGCGGGGTCTGTGGCCGCTGGTCGAGGGCCTCGTGCCCGCCGGAACGCCCCGCCTGCTGGCCCGCGCCCTGACCTTCCCGCACCGCCCTGACCCGCAACCGGGCAGCGTCATTCTGAACGTGCAGGACGCCGTGAAACAGTTTGGCGGCCTGAAAGCCGTGTCGGACGTGAGTTTCGACGTGAAGGTGGGAGAAATCGTGGGCCTGATCGGCCCAAACGGAGCAGGCAAAAGCACGATGTTCAACCTGATCACGGGTGTAAATCCGGCCACTCGCGGCAGCGTGAAACTGCTGGGCCGCGACGCCACTCGCCTGCCCGCCCGCACCATTCACCGCCTCGGCGTGGCGCGTACCTTTCAGCATGTGCGCCTGTTCCCCGAACTGAGCCTGCTGGAAAACGCCATGATGGGCGGCTACGCACGCGGCAAAGCGGGAATGATGGCCAGTCTGCTCCACCTGGAGCGGCGCGAGGAAGCGGCCCTGCAAGGCGCGGCGTTGGCCCAACTGGAGCGCGTGGGTCTGCGTGACCGGGCCTTTGATCAGGCCGGAAATCTGGCGCTGGGTCAGCAACGCCTGCTCGAAATTGCCCGTGCCCTCACCGCCGATCCTGCCTTCCTGCTGCTGGATGAACCCGCTGCGGGCCTGCGCTACGGCGAAAAGGCGGAACTATCGGCCCTGCTGAAGCGGCTCAGGGATGAGGGCGTGACTATTCTGATAGTGGAGCATGACATGGATCTGGTGATGAATCTGGTAGACCGTCTGGTGGTCATGAACGGTGGGCAGGAACTGGCGCAGGGCAACCCGCAGCAGGTGCGAGACAATCCCGCCGTGCGCGAGGCTTATCTGGGTGCGGATGTAGAGGAGGGAGCGGCATGA
- a CDS encoding fumarylacetoacetate hydrolase family protein encodes MKYARFIAGGRQLKGHLHDGKLIDAAGVAHDPAAIQFQLPVDPPKVIALALNYNDHAGELGLTQPSEPALFWKPNTTLLPHGGTVIYPRGAEFMHYEVELGVIIGRDARRVKAKDAMDYVGGYTIGNDLVVRDYVTNTFRPPMRGKGWDTFGPLGPYYVTADEVADPHNLTLTAHVNGELRQQGSTRDMIFSIPELIEHISRFMTLQENDVILTGTPKGISHVRPGDVMTLEVEGLGVLQNGIEEEDEGAEPIKGKESKEGEWDGR; translated from the coding sequence GTGAAATATGCCAGATTTATTGCTGGAGGCCGCCAGTTAAAAGGCCACCTGCACGACGGAAAGCTTATTGATGCCGCTGGGGTAGCCCACGACCCTGCCGCCATACAGTTTCAGCTGCCCGTAGACCCGCCCAAAGTGATTGCCTTGGCGCTGAATTACAACGACCACGCGGGCGAATTGGGCCTGACGCAACCCAGCGAACCGGCCCTGTTCTGGAAACCCAACACCACCCTGTTGCCCCACGGCGGAACGGTGATTTACCCGCGTGGCGCAGAGTTTATGCACTATGAAGTGGAACTGGGCGTGATTATTGGCCGAGATGCCCGCCGCGTGAAGGCCAAAGACGCGATGGATTACGTGGGCGGCTACACCATCGGAAATGATCTGGTGGTGCGCGATTACGTGACCAACACGTTTCGTCCCCCCATGCGCGGCAAAGGCTGGGATACGTTTGGCCCACTGGGGCCGTATTACGTGACCGCCGATGAAGTGGCCGACCCGCACAATCTGACGTTGACGGCACATGTGAACGGCGAGTTGCGGCAACAGGGCAGCACCCGCGACATGATCTTTTCTATTCCCGAACTGATCGAGCATATTTCGCGCTTTATGACCCTACAAGAAAACGACGTGATTCTGACGGGCACGCCCAAAGGCATCAGCCATGTGCGGCCCGGCGACGTGATGACGCTGGAAGTGGAAGGGCTGGGCGTGCTGCAAAACGGGATCGAGGAAGAGGATGAGGGCGCGGAGCCGATTAAAGGCAAGGAGAGCAAAGAAGGCGAGTGGGACGGGCGGTGA
- a CDS encoding AMP-binding protein: MFQPHLEALPLPELRALQLSRLQSMVARQWEHVPPYRAKFEAAGLIPDDLKTLDDLARFPFTYKSDLRDSYPLGLTAVPRADLRRIHASSGTTGRATIVAYDDNDLSVFAEVVARSLYAGGARPGMTFHNAYGYGLFTGGLGTHAGAERLGLCTVPVSGGGTERQVQLILDLQPEVIACTPSYALVLADEFARRGLRPADISLHYAVLGAEPWAEKTRAEVQTRLGVRATNIYGLSEIIGPGVSNEDAAEQSGSYLWEDHFYPEIVNPDTGEVLPDGEYGVLVLSSISRTALPILRYWTGDITRLLPAANTTGRTMRRMDLIRGRSDDLIILRGVNVYPTQLEAVLLGMGQVSPHYHITLTRTGTRDDLRLQLETSDQGAALRDEVARLIKAQVGVTVECVLCPLGTLPRSEGGKLKRVTDLRGER; the protein is encoded by the coding sequence ATGTTCCAACCGCACCTAGAAGCCCTGCCCCTCCCCGAACTCCGCGCCCTGCAACTGTCACGCCTACAAAGTATGGTGGCGCGACAGTGGGAACATGTGCCCCCCTACCGCGCCAAATTCGAGGCGGCGGGCCTCATCCCAGACGACCTGAAGACGCTGGACGATCTGGCCCGCTTCCCCTTCACTTACAAGTCCGATCTACGCGACAGTTATCCGCTGGGCCTGACCGCCGTGCCCCGCGCCGACCTGCGCCGAATTCACGCCAGCAGCGGCACGACTGGCCGGGCGACCATCGTGGCCTACGACGACAACGACCTGAGCGTGTTTGCCGAAGTGGTGGCCCGCAGCCTGTACGCAGGTGGCGCACGCCCCGGCATGACCTTTCACAATGCCTACGGTTACGGTCTGTTTACGGGCGGTCTGGGCACGCACGCCGGGGCCGAGCGGTTGGGGCTGTGTACCGTGCCCGTGTCGGGCGGCGGCACCGAGCGGCAGGTGCAACTGATTCTCGATCTTCAGCCAGAAGTGATCGCCTGCACCCCCAGTTACGCCCTCGTGCTGGCCGACGAATTTGCTCGCCGCGGCTTAAGGCCAGCCGATATTTCCCTGCACTACGCCGTGTTGGGCGCAGAACCCTGGGCCGAAAAAACGCGGGCCGAAGTGCAGACCCGGCTGGGCGTGCGGGCCACCAACATCTACGGTCTGTCGGAAATCATCGGCCCTGGCGTCAGCAACGAGGACGCCGCCGAGCAGAGCGGAAGTTACCTCTGGGAAGATCATTTCTATCCCGAAATCGTGAATCCCGACACGGGCGAGGTGCTCCCAGACGGAGAATACGGCGTGCTGGTGCTGAGCAGTATTTCGCGCACCGCCCTGCCGATTCTGCGCTACTGGACGGGCGACATTACACGCCTGTTGCCCGCTGCCAACACTACAGGCCGCACGATGCGCCGCATGGATCTGATCCGGGGCCGCAGCGACGACCTGATCATCCTGCGCGGCGTGAACGTGTACCCCACGCAACTGGAAGCCGTTCTGCTGGGCATGGGACAGGTCAGCCCGCATTACCACATCACTCTTACGCGCACCGGAACCCGCGACGACCTGCGCCTGCAACTGGAAACCAGCGATCAGGGCGCGGCGTTGCGAGACGAGGTGGCCCGCCTGATCAAGGCCCAGGTAGGCGTGACGGTGGAGTGCGTGTTGTGCCCGCTCGGAACGTTGCCCCGCAGCGAAGGCGGCAAGCTGAAACGGGTAACGGATTTGCGGGGGGAGCGGTAG
- a CDS encoding helix-turn-helix domain-containing protein, with product MPTLAQLRAVLNLPKGKGAKKTFGTPEEAAALLPDHAAAQVQEAVLGLLAREALASPGLPTLLSTLRGAMLHARPEQELTVLLARLTGGRAEIRASWGDVVASSGTPQGQPLSLRLMHGGRHVGALLLHVPADWQPLLPIAAEYALLARLQSAAAGAARRRVGERTLEGLLSGNASENAVLDAEHYAVAVAAFSSEPAPGLRARTARAAALDVLAAVGEGYFFERTPGPESGFERAGVVYCTVQDTRAVWLWPTHELERESVGLHAALTASTAQDVRLGISGRHVGAGAARTASHEARQALAATRDARGLTLFHEMDVLYALLSGGALTTLKAQIQARLAVLDDDGRIEATLRAYLTHTGSLSLLAARQNLHVNTLRYRLRRAEEVLGSRLSDPQLLARLYLAFGAEEG from the coding sequence ATGCCAACGCTTGCCCAGTTGCGTGCCGTCCTGAATCTGCCCAAGGGCAAGGGGGCAAAGAAGACGTTTGGCACGCCCGAAGAAGCCGCTGCCCTGCTGCCAGATCACGCGGCGGCGCAGGTGCAAGAAGCGGTGTTGGGCCTGTTGGCGCGGGAAGCATTGGCGTCACCCGGCCTGCCGACCTTGCTCTCCACCCTGCGGGGGGCCATGTTGCATGCCCGCCCAGAACAGGAATTGACTGTGCTGTTGGCGCGACTGACCGGGGGCCGTGCCGAAATCCGGGCCAGTTGGGGGGATGTGGTGGCCTCATCTGGTACACCGCAGGGTCAGCCCCTCTCGCTGCGGCTGATGCATGGCGGGCGGCATGTGGGCGCACTCCTGCTCCATGTGCCCGCAGACTGGCAGCCCCTGTTGCCCATTGCGGCTGAATACGCTCTCCTGGCGCGGCTGCAATCGGCGGCGGCGGGTGCGGCCCGCCGGCGGGTAGGTGAGCGCACCCTGGAGGGATTGTTGTCGGGCAATGCTTCCGAGAATGCCGTGCTGGACGCTGAACACTACGCCGTTGCTGTGGCCGCTTTTTCCAGCGAACCTGCACCCGGTTTGAGGGCACGCACGGCCCGCGCCGCTGCGCTGGACGTGCTGGCGGCAGTGGGCGAGGGCTACTTTTTCGAGCGCACGCCGGGGCCAGAATCAGGTTTCGAGCGGGCCGGAGTCGTCTACTGCACCGTGCAGGACACCCGCGCTGTCTGGCTGTGGCCCACGCACGAGCTGGAGCGGGAGTCGGTTGGCCTACACGCCGCCCTGACTGCCTCTACCGCGCAGGATGTACGCCTCGGCATCAGCGGGCGGCATGTGGGAGCAGGCGCGGCCCGTACTGCATCGCACGAGGCGCGGCAGGCTCTCGCCGCCACCCGTGATGCACGCGGCCTGACCCTCTTTCACGAGATGGACGTCCTGTATGCCCTGTTGTCAGGGGGCGCACTAACGACGCTGAAGGCCCAGATTCAGGCCCGCCTTGCCGTCTTGGACGACGACGGGCGAATAGAAGCTACCTTGCGGGCCTACCTGACGCACACGGGGTCACTTTCCTTGTTGGCGGCGCGGCAGAATTTGCATGTCAATACGCTGCGCTACCGCCTACGCCGCGCCGAAGAAGTGCTGGGCAGCCGCCTGAGCGACCCGCAACTGCTGGCGCGACTGTATCTGGCGTTCGGGGCAGAGGAGGGCTGA
- a CDS encoding FAD-binding oxidoreductase — protein MTEATNWQAALQSVLTERISLAPGDLAGHAHDEGVPFTSIPGAVVFAHTEADVLATLAVARDFGIPVTAWGAGTSLEGAALPASGGISLDLGALDSIADIDPVGFTVRVGPGVRRVALNRRLRPHGLFFPVDPGADATLGGMAATNASGTTTVRYGGMRENVMAVRVALMDGRVLNLGSLARKSSSGYALKQLLIGSEGTLGVITSLTLRLHPLPPATVSAQLAFPDVAAAVSASVALRGLGLTPERLEFVDADTVAAVNRHRARCDPELPTLWVELAGRNTADAEAGLTLLREVAADTGGQVVGEARTPEAQSDLWAARHGVYDALRAAWPGHSTRIGDICVPLSALADTVEFMALTLGQSDLTAPLVGHIGDGNLHLLMHAPPDDSGAWARIDHALHDIALYALSVGGTCTGEHGVGLRKRVYMREEHGEALDVMRDVKALFDPQNLLNPGKVVGKLD, from the coding sequence GTGACCGAGGCAACGAACTGGCAGGCAGCACTGCAATCCGTCCTGACAGAGCGTATCAGCCTCGCTCCCGGCGACCTGGCGGGCCATGCCCATGATGAAGGCGTACCGTTTACCTCAATCCCCGGCGCGGTGGTGTTCGCCCACACCGAGGCCGATGTTCTGGCAACTTTGGCGGTGGCCCGTGACTTCGGCATTCCGGTCACAGCGTGGGGAGCGGGCACCAGCTTGGAAGGCGCGGCCTTGCCCGCATCCGGTGGGATCAGCCTCGATCTGGGCGCACTGGACAGCATTGCTGACATAGACCCGGTGGGCTTTACGGTGCGCGTGGGGCCGGGCGTGCGGCGGGTGGCGCTGAACCGCCGTCTGCGTCCACATGGCCTGTTTTTCCCCGTTGACCCCGGTGCAGACGCGACTCTGGGCGGCATGGCAGCCACCAACGCCAGCGGCACGACCACCGTGCGCTACGGCGGCATGCGCGAAAACGTGATGGCGGTGCGTGTGGCCCTGATGGATGGCCGCGTGCTGAATCTGGGCAGTCTGGCCCGCAAAAGCAGCAGCGGCTATGCACTCAAACAGCTTCTGATCGGCTCTGAGGGTACTTTGGGCGTTATTACGTCGCTCACGCTGCGCCTGCATCCGCTCCCGCCCGCCACCGTCAGCGCCCAACTTGCCTTCCCGGATGTGGCCGCTGCGGTGTCGGCCAGTGTCGCCCTGCGCGGTCTGGGCCTGACCCCCGAACGGTTGGAATTTGTAGATGCCGACACGGTGGCCGCCGTGAACCGCCACCGCGCCCGCTGTGACCCGGAGTTGCCGACGCTGTGGGTGGAACTGGCAGGCCGCAACACTGCCGACGCCGAAGCTGGCCTGACCCTGCTGCGCGAAGTGGCCGCCGATACGGGCGGGCAGGTAGTAGGCGAGGCCCGCACGCCCGAAGCCCAGAGCGACCTGTGGGCGGCAAGGCACGGTGTCTACGACGCTCTCCGCGCTGCATGGCCCGGTCATTCCACGCGCATCGGCGACATCTGCGTTCCGCTGTCGGCCCTCGCAGATACGGTGGAATTCATGGCTCTAACTTTGGGTCAGTCTGATCTCACTGCCCCATTGGTAGGACATATCGGAGACGGCAACCTGCATCTGCTGATGCACGCGCCACCCGACGATTCAGGGGCTTGGGCACGCATAGACCATGCGTTGCACGACATTGCCCTGTATGCACTCTCGGTAGGCGGCACCTGCACGGGAGAACACGGCGTGGGCCTACGTAAGCGCGTCTATATGCGTGAAGAACATGGCGAGGCGTTGGACGTGATGCGGGATGTGAAGGCGCTGTTCGACCCCCAGAATCTGCTGAATCCGGGGAAGGTGGTCGGAAAGCTAGATTGA
- a CDS encoding ABC transporter ATP-binding protein yields the protein MTLTQTTAPLLTVPLLKVDDLHVSYGRVEAVQGVSLSVGAGQIVSVIGANGAGKSTLLGAIMGALPSRGQVEYAGRTLAHTPLESRVAAGMTLVPERRELFSSMTVEDNLRLGAYTRRREGAGDLGGVFTRFPRLEERRKQLAGTLSGGEQQMLAIGRALMARPKLLLLDEPSLGLAPLIVREILRIVAELRDAGVTVLLVEQNARAALAISDFGYVLEGGQVRLSGPAADLAHDPAVVASYLGAGK from the coding sequence ATGACGTTGACCCAAACCACCGCCCCACTCCTGACAGTTCCTTTGCTGAAGGTGGACGATCTGCACGTCAGTTACGGGCGTGTGGAAGCCGTGCAGGGCGTGAGCCTCAGCGTGGGCGCGGGCCAGATCGTCAGCGTCATCGGGGCCAACGGCGCGGGCAAAAGCACCCTGCTGGGTGCGATTATGGGCGCACTCCCCTCGCGGGGGCAGGTGGAGTATGCGGGCCGCACCCTGGCCCACACGCCGCTGGAATCGCGGGTGGCAGCGGGCATGACGCTGGTGCCCGAACGCCGCGAACTGTTTTCTTCCATGACTGTGGAGGACAATTTGCGGCTGGGTGCATACACCCGCAGGCGCGAGGGCGCGGGCGACCTGGGCGGCGTCTTCACCCGCTTTCCACGCCTGGAGGAACGCCGCAAGCAATTGGCCGGAACCCTGTCGGGCGGCGAACAGCAGATGCTCGCCATTGGCCGCGCCCTGATGGCCCGCCCCAAACTACTGCTGCTCGACGAACCCAGCCTTGGCCTCGCCCCCCTGATCGTGCGCGAAATCTTGCGGATCGTGGCCGAACTGCGCGATGCGGGCGTAACCGTGCTGCTGGTGGAACAGAATGCCCGCGCTGCGCTTGCCATCAGTGATTTCGGCTACGTGCTGGAAGGCGGGCAGGTGCGCCTGAGTGGACCTGCCGCCGACCTCGCCCACGATCCGGCGGTGGTCGCGAGCTACCTGGGGGCCGGGAAGTGA
- a CDS encoding ABC transporter substrate-binding protein: MKRSHKARLTLTTLLAVSSLALADVRVGVIVSATGPAASLGIPERNTVALLPQTIGGQKIIYTILDDASDTTTAVTNARKLIQENKVDLIIGTTTTPASLAMIDVAAESKTPMISLAASESIIKPVDARRSWVFKTPQTDALMAAAIVAHMQQNKVKTVGYIGFNDAYGEGWLAELQKNAAAKGIRVVATERYARTDTSVTGQVLKVLAARPDAVLIGASGVPAVLPQKTLKDRGFSGKIYQTHGVANADFLRVGGKDVEGAILPAGPVLVADQLPDSNPMKKVGLAYVNLYEAKYGQNSVSTFGAHMWDAGLLMQKAIPAALKKAKPGTAEFREALRDAIRGTRNIIGAHGIFNLSATDHLGLDARSRVMVQVVNNTWKLIK; the protein is encoded by the coding sequence ATGAAGCGTTCCCATAAGGCCCGTCTGACCCTGACCACCTTGCTCGCCGTCTCCTCGCTGGCTCTGGCCGATGTGCGCGTGGGCGTAATTGTTTCGGCCACTGGCCCCGCTGCCAGCCTCGGTATCCCCGAGCGGAACACGGTGGCCCTGCTGCCCCAGACCATCGGCGGCCAGAAAATCATCTACACCATTTTGGACGATGCCAGCGATACCACCACCGCCGTGACCAACGCCCGCAAGCTGATTCAGGAGAACAAAGTCGATCTGATTATCGGCACGACGACCACGCCTGCCAGCCTTGCCATGATCGATGTGGCCGCCGAGAGCAAGACGCCCATGATCTCGCTGGCCGCGTCCGAAAGCATCATCAAGCCCGTAGACGCCCGCCGCTCGTGGGTCTTCAAGACGCCGCAAACCGACGCGCTGATGGCAGCGGCAATCGTGGCGCATATGCAGCAAAACAAGGTCAAAACCGTGGGCTACATCGGCTTCAACGATGCCTACGGTGAAGGTTGGCTGGCCGAACTCCAGAAGAACGCTGCTGCAAAAGGCATCCGGGTGGTCGCTACCGAACGCTACGCCCGCACCGATACCAGCGTGACCGGACAAGTGCTGAAGGTCTTGGCCGCCCGCCCCGACGCCGTGCTGATCGGCGCGTCGGGTGTGCCTGCCGTGCTGCCCCAAAAAACCCTGAAAGACCGTGGGTTTTCGGGCAAAATCTACCAGACGCACGGCGTCGCCAATGCCGACTTTTTGCGTGTGGGCGGCAAAGACGTGGAAGGTGCAATCCTCCCCGCTGGCCCCGTGCTGGTCGCCGACCAATTGCCCGATTCCAACCCTATGAAAAAGGTCGGACTGGCCTACGTGAACCTGTACGAAGCCAAATACGGCCAAAATTCGGTCAGTACCTTCGGGGCGCACATGTGGGACGCGGGCCTGCTGATGCAAAAAGCCATTCCAGCTGCCCTGAAAAAAGCCAAACCCGGCACCGCCGAATTCCGTGAAGCCCTGCGCGACGCCATCCGGGGCACGCGCAACATCATCGGCGCACACGGCATTTTTAACCTCAGCGCCACTGATCACCTTGGCCTGGACGCCCGCAGCCGGGTCATGGTGCAGGTCGTCAACAACACCTGGAAGCTCATTAAATAA